In Carya illinoinensis cultivar Pawnee chromosome 10, C.illinoinensisPawnee_v1, whole genome shotgun sequence, one DNA window encodes the following:
- the LOC122279286 gene encoding ubiquitin C-terminal hydrolase 12 isoform X4: MTMTTPPALDQEEEEMLVPHSDLVEGPQPMEVVAQVEPASTVENQPVEDPPSMKFTWTIENFTRLNTKKHYSDVFVVGSYKWRILIFPKGNNVDHLSMYLDVADSAALPYGWSRYAQFSLAVVNQVHSKYSMRKETQHQFTARESDWGFTSFMPLSDLYDPTRGYLVNDTCVVEAEVVVRKVLDYWSYDSKKETGYVGLKNQGATCYMNSLLQTLYHIPYFRKAVYHMPTTENDMPSGSIPLALQSLFYKLQYNDSSVATKELTKSFGWDTYDSFMQHDVQELNRVLCEKLEDKMKGTVVEGTIQQLFEGHHMNYIECINVDYKSTRKESFYDLQLDVKGCRDVYASFDKYVEVERLEGDNKYHAEEHGLQDAKKGVLFIDFPPVLQLQLKRFEYDFMRDTMVKINDRYEFPLQLDLDRENGKYLSPEADKSARNLYTLHSVLVHSGGVHGGHYYAFIRPTLSDQWFKFDDERVTKEDIKRALEEQYGGEEEIRLKKEQEEKEDKRRYKAQAHLYTIIKVARDEDLAEQIGKDIYFDLVDHDKVHSFRIQKQTSFSLFKEDVAKEFGIPVQFQRFWIWAKRQNHTYRPNRPLSPQEEAQSVGQLREVSNKAHNAELKLFLEVELGVDLRPITPPGKAKEDILLFFKLYDPEKGELRYVGRLFVKSSAKPIEILGKLNQMAGFAPDEEIELYEEIKFEPCVMCEHLDKRTSFRSSQIEDGDIICFQKSPRPESEEECRYPDVSSFLEYVHNRQVVQFRSLERPKEDDFCLELSKVHSYDDVVERVALRIGLDDPSKLRLTSHNCYSQQPKPQPIKYRGVEHLSDMLVHYNQQTSDILYYEVLDIPLPELQGLKNLKVAFHHATKDEVVIHNIRLPKQSTVGDVINVLKTKVELSHPNAEVRLLEVFYHKIYKIFPLHEKIENINDQYWTLRAEEIPEEEKDLGSHDRLIHVYHFTKEPAQNQMQVQNFGEPFFLVIHEAETLAEVKVRIQKKLQVPDEEFLKWKFAFLSMGRPEYLQDSDIVSSRFQRRDVYGAWEQYLGLEHSDNTPKRAYSVNQNRHTFEKPVKIYN; this comes from the exons ATGACCATGACGACTCCTCCGGCGTTAGAC caagaggaggaggagatgcTGGTGCCGCATTCGGATTTAGTCGAGGGTCCTCAGCCTATGGAAG TAGTGGCGCAAGTGGAGCCTGCAAGTACGGTGGAGAATCAGCCAGTGGAGGACCCGCCATCTATGAAGTTCACGTGGACAATTGAGAATTTTACTAGGTTGAATACCAAGAAGCACTACTCGGATGTTTTTGTTGTTGGCAGTTATAAATG GAGGATACTTATCTTTCCAAAAGGGAACAATGTGGACCACTTGTCAATGTATTTAGATGTCGCGGATTCTGCTGCATTGCCATACGGCTGGAGTAGATACGCTCAATTCAGTTTGGCTGTGGTTAATCAGGTTCACAGCAAGTACTCAATGAGAAAGG AAACCCAACACCAGTTCACTGCAAGAGAGAGCGATTGgggttttacatcattcatgcCTCTCAGTGATCTTTATGACCCAACTAGAGGTTACCTTGTCAATGATACATGTGTTGTGGAAGCTGAGGTTGTGGTCCGTAAGGTGCTGGATTACTGGTCATATGACTCAAAGAAGGAGACTGGTTATGTTGGACTTAAGAACCAAGGAGCAACATGTTACATGAACTCTCTGCTACAGACTCTCTACCATATTCCTTACTTCAGAAAG GCTGTGTACCATATGCCAACTACTGAAAATGACATGCCTTCAGGAAGCATTCCTTTGGCATTACAGAGTCTATTCTATAAGCTTCAATATAATGACAGCAGTGTGGCAACTAAAGAATTGACCAAGTCTTTCGGATGGGATACGTATGATTCTTTCATGCAACATGATGTGCAAGAACTCAATAGAGTTTTGTGTGAAAAGCTTGAAGATAAAATGAAG GGCACTGTTGTGGAGGGGACAATACAACAGTTATTTGAAGGGCACCACATGAATTACATTGAATGCATCAACGTGGACTACAAATCTACAAGAAAGGAATCATTTTATG ACCTCCAGCTTGATGTCAAAGGCTGTCGCGACGTTTATGCTTCTTTTGACAAGTATGTGGAAGTTGAACGTCTTGAGGGCGATAACAAGTACCATGCTGAAGAACATGGTTTGCAG GATGCTAAGAAGGGTGTCTTGTTTATTGACTTTCCCCCAGTTCTTCAACTTCAGCTTAAGCGGTTTGAATATGATTTCATGAGGGACACTATGGTAAAG ATAAATGATCGCTATGAATTTCCTCTTCAACTTGATCTTGATAGGGAGAATGGAAAATATCTATCACCTGAAGCAGATAAGAGTGCTCGCAACCTTTACACACTTCATAG TGTCTTGGTCCATAGTGGCGGGGTGCATGGTGGGCACTACTATGCTTTTATCAGGCCAACCCTCTCAGATCAGTG GTTCAAATTTGATGATGAGCGGGTGACCAAAGAAGATATAAAGAGGGCATTAGAAGAGCAGTATGGTGGTGAGGAAGAG ATAAGATTGaagaaagaacaagaagagAAGGAGGACAAGAGAAGATATAAAGCACAAGCCCACTTGTATACTATTATAAAG GTTGCACGAGATGAAGACCTTGCAGAACAGATTGGAAAGGATATATATTTTGACCTCGTGGATCATGACAAAGTTCATAGTTTCCGTATTCAGAAACAGACATCCTTTAGTCTTTTCAAG GAGGATGTTGCAAAAGAGTTTGGCATACCAGTGCAATTTCAACGGTTTTGGATTTGGGCAAAGCGGCAAAACCATACATATCGTCCTAATCGACCATTGAGTCCTCAGGAGGAAGCACAATCT GTTGGACAGTTGAGGGAGGTATCAAATAAGGCACATAATGCAGAACTTAAATTGTTTTTGGAAGTAGAGCTTGGAGTG GATCTGCGTCCTATAACCCCTCCTGGCAAAGCTAAAGAAgatattcttcttttcttcaagCTTTATGACCCCGAGAAAGGAGAATTACG ATATGTTGGTAGGCTTTTTGTAAAGAGCTCTGCTAAGCCCATAGAAATACTAGGAAAACTCAACCAAATGGCTGGATTTGCCCCTGATGAGGAGATAGAACTTTACGAG GAAATAAAGTTTGAGCCCTGTGTCATGTGCGAGCACCTTGATAAGAGGACCTCATTTCGGTCAAGTCAG ATTGAGGACGGGGACATTATCTGCTTCCAGAAGTCTCCTCGACCTGAAAGTGAAGAAGAGTGCCGATATCCAGATGTTTCATCATTTTTGGAATATGTACACAACCGTCAG GTTGTACAATTTCGATCTTTGGAGAGACCAAAGGAGGATGACTTTTGTCTAGAGTT gtCGAAGGTACACAGCTATGATGATGTTGTGGAGAGAGTGGCACTGCGAATTGGTTTGGATGATCCTTCCAAACTTAGACTCACATCGCACAACTGCTATTCTCAGCAGCCAAAGCCCCAACCTATTAAATATCGAGGAGTAGAGCATTTATCAGATATGCTAGTCCATTACAATCAG CAGACCTCTGATATATTGTACTACGAAGTTTTGGACATCCCTCTGCCAGAATTGCAAGGTCTTAAAAATCTGAAAGTTGCTTTTCATCATGCTACGAAGGATGAA GTGGTAATTCATAATATCAGATTACCTAAACAGAGCACGGTTGGAGATGTGATTAATGTACTGAAAACAAAG GTAGAATTATCTCATCCAAATGCAGAAGTTAGACTTCTTGAAGTTTTCTATCACAAGATCTATAAG ATTTTTCCGCTCCATGAAAAAATCGAGAATATAAATGACCAGTACTGGACATTGCGAGCAGAGGAG ATCCCTGAAGAGGAGAAAGATCTTGGCTCCCATGATCGTTTGATCCATGTTTATCATTTCACCAAAGAGCCTGCACAAAACCAAATG CAAGTCCAAAATTTTGGGGAACCCTTTTTCTTGGTAATACATGAAGCAGAGACATTAGCGGAAGTCAAAGTGCGAATCCAAAAGAAGTTGCAGGTTCCAGATGAGGAGTTTCTAAAG tggAAGTTTGCCTTTTTGTCAATGGGTCGTCCAGAGTACCTGCAGGATTCTGACATTGTATCCAGCCGTTTTCAG AGAAGAGATGTCTATGGAGCGTGGGAGCAGTACCTTGGATTGGAACACTCTGATAATACCCCAAAGAGGGCTTATTCAGTAAATCAG AACCGGCACACATTTGAGAAGCCAGTTAAAATATACAACTAG